A portion of the Halalkalicoccus tibetensis genome contains these proteins:
- a CDS encoding type II secretion system F family protein: MSLALGDAATDRLGDAFYPLYRLLFGEESQFAAEFATTLERARMSDTVEHYLSRALAYGVLAGGALWILGLLLGYALFATGLVSPPIVGVPISDQRLIDLIVAARIPSLVAGTGLLLGSVGFALGFGTLVALPYSRAGARRREIDMLLADSVSFMYALSVGGLDQLEIVEAMAAADDTYGEVSKEFQSIVAETEYFDTDYRTAIRNQALETPSDELGQFLTDMLSIMNSGGDMTRFLEDKKDKHMRTAKQQEELTLETLELFGEMYMTLSLFPLLLIILLVIMSMLGEASEFMLYATVYALIPLVGVAFLVLVSTVKRDEPGDGYLHAEDGGADPEEGNPLFDLGLVERYAGSFGVFDRIEHNEGTHRTGRLLRRPHHFFRDYPAYTLALTVPAALALVGAAVVGGAAPLSWGGLVDAPVWGTFVWIYLPIYVVCVPLAVFREWNVRSRTAITGSLSDTLRKLSSANDTGMTLLESIRVVADTSSGKLARELEVMHAKVAYGTSLKGALIEFNNRYHIPRLARTVKLITEAQTASSRITPVLTTAAQASENQDDIARERRSRTRMQVVIIVMTYLTLLAVMAVLKSQFLDVMGGLDTGGAGAAGGGGAGFEGVDAGLLSLLFFHAVTLQAILSGLISGYMRDAEILSGVKYVVVLMTIALCVWTVVG; the protein is encoded by the coding sequence GTGAGCCTCGCGCTCGGGGACGCCGCCACCGACCGCCTCGGCGACGCCTTCTACCCCCTCTATCGCCTGCTGTTCGGCGAAGAGAGCCAGTTCGCCGCGGAGTTCGCGACGACGCTCGAACGGGCCAGAATGAGCGACACCGTCGAGCACTACCTCTCGCGCGCGCTCGCCTACGGCGTGCTCGCGGGCGGGGCGCTGTGGATCCTCGGCCTCCTGCTGGGCTACGCGCTGTTCGCGACCGGGCTCGTCTCGCCCCCGATCGTCGGCGTCCCGATCTCGGATCAGCGCCTGATCGACCTCATCGTCGCCGCGCGGATCCCCTCGCTGGTCGCCGGGACCGGTCTCCTGCTGGGATCGGTCGGCTTCGCCCTCGGGTTCGGGACGCTCGTCGCGCTCCCCTACTCGCGGGCCGGGGCGCGGAGACGGGAGATCGACATGCTGCTCGCCGATTCGGTCTCGTTCATGTACGCGCTGTCGGTCGGCGGGCTCGATCAGCTGGAGATCGTCGAGGCGATGGCGGCGGCCGACGACACCTACGGCGAAGTCAGCAAGGAGTTCCAGAGCATCGTCGCCGAAACGGAGTACTTCGACACGGACTACCGGACCGCGATCAGGAACCAGGCGCTCGAGACGCCCTCCGACGAACTGGGCCAGTTCCTGACGGACATGCTCTCGATCATGAACTCCGGCGGGGACATGACGCGCTTTCTCGAAGACAAGAAGGACAAACACATGCGCACCGCGAAACAGCAGGAGGAGCTCACCCTCGAGACCCTTGAGCTGTTCGGCGAGATGTACATGACCCTCTCGCTGTTCCCCCTCCTGTTGATCATCCTGCTGGTGATCATGAGCATGCTCGGCGAGGCCTCGGAGTTCATGCTGTACGCGACGGTCTACGCGCTGATCCCCCTGGTCGGCGTCGCCTTCCTCGTGCTCGTCTCGACGGTGAAACGCGACGAGCCCGGCGACGGCTATCTCCACGCCGAGGACGGGGGCGCCGATCCGGAGGAAGGGAACCCGCTGTTCGACCTCGGGCTGGTCGAGCGCTACGCCGGCTCGTTCGGCGTGTTCGATCGGATCGAGCACAACGAGGGGACCCACAGGACCGGCCGGCTCCTGCGTCGCCCGCACCACTTCTTCCGGGACTACCCCGCCTACACGCTGGCTCTGACGGTCCCGGCCGCGCTCGCGCTCGTCGGCGCCGCCGTCGTCGGCGGGGCCGCGCCGCTGTCGTGGGGCGGGCTGGTCGACGCGCCCGTCTGGGGTACCTTCGTCTGGATCTACCTCCCGATATACGTCGTCTGCGTCCCGCTCGCGGTCTTCCGGGAGTGGAACGTCCGCTCGCGGACCGCGATCACCGGCTCGCTCTCGGATACCCTCCGGAAGCTCTCGAGCGCGAACGACACCGGGATGACGCTGCTCGAGTCGATCCGGGTCGTCGCCGACACCTCCTCCGGGAAGCTCGCCCGCGAACTCGAGGTCATGCACGCGAAGGTCGCCTACGGGACGAGCCTGAAGGGCGCCCTGATCGAGTTCAACAACCGCTATCACATCCCGCGACTCGCCCGGACGGTCAAGCTGATCACCGAGGCCCAGACGGCCTCGAGCCGGATCACGCCGGTGCTCACGACTGCGGCCCAGGCGAGCGAGAACCAGGACGACATCGCCCGCGAGCGGAGATCCAGAACGCGGATGCAGGTCGTGATCATCGTGATGACCTACCTCACCCTGCTGGCGGTGATGGCGGTTCTGAAGTCCCAGTTCCTCGACGTGATGGGCGGGCTCGACACCGGTGGGGCCGGGGCGGCGGGCGGGGGCGGCGCCGGGTTCGAGGGTGTCGACGCCGGGCTGCTCTCGTTGCTGTTCTTCCACGCGGTGACGCTCCAGGCGATCCTTTCGGGGCTCATCAGCGGCTACATGCGCGACGCGGAGATCCTGAGCGGGGTCAAGTACGTCGTCGTCCTGATGACGATCGCGCTCTGCGTCTGGACGGTGGTGGGCTGA
- a CDS encoding MATE family efflux transporter: protein MSRVPNPVKLLILWVGLALSWAGLIDRHRVRRITDLAWPRVVTGIARMSKNAVDVAMVGVAVGSGAIAGVGFAGAYWGLAFAVGGGVAGGTIALVSQSFGADAHGELGRAVRSSALLVVLLTLPLTATFWLFSTELIALISNDPEAIELGGQYLRIASLGVPFAALNLIGSRTLVGSDDAYTAMLARASGAVANIGINAVLIFGLELGVVGAAIGTVLSNVVVAGMFAVGLVAGRFPGMGEFPVTVSPTGAYADVGTLRQLVSIGLPVMGRNLVWTVAEFPLLLIVDLFGQNTVAAYVVARRIWGIMNTPGWGFGLASSSLVGQELGEDHEGIAEAYGHEIVRFAVAVYVVSAALIFLFAEPIVLAFVDDPASSTVPIAVSLVYAACVATILQGVSKGAAGPLDASGDTRWPFYSQALGMFGFSIPLAYLGAVTPLGLWGLYLAFVAETAVPAVINYYRFSTGKWKVISRSYGPRGAPTDD from the coding sequence GTGAGTCGTGTCCCGAACCCGGTCAAGCTGCTCATCCTCTGGGTCGGGCTGGCGCTCTCCTGGGCCGGCCTGATCGACCGCCACCGCGTCCGTCGGATCACCGACCTCGCGTGGCCGCGCGTAGTTACGGGTATCGCCCGGATGTCGAAGAACGCGGTCGACGTGGCGATGGTCGGGGTCGCCGTCGGCTCCGGGGCGATCGCCGGCGTCGGGTTCGCGGGCGCCTACTGGGGGCTCGCGTTCGCCGTCGGCGGCGGGGTCGCCGGCGGGACGATCGCGCTGGTCTCCCAGTCGTTCGGCGCCGACGCCCACGGCGAGCTGGGGCGGGCGGTCCGATCGAGCGCGCTGCTGGTCGTGCTGCTGACCCTCCCGCTCACCGCGACGTTCTGGCTGTTCTCGACGGAGCTGATCGCGCTGATCAGCAACGACCCCGAGGCGATCGAGCTGGGCGGACAGTACCTCCGGATCGCCTCGCTCGGGGTGCCCTTCGCGGCGCTCAACCTGATCGGCAGCCGGACGCTCGTCGGGAGCGACGACGCCTACACCGCGATGCTCGCGCGCGCCAGCGGCGCGGTCGCGAACATCGGGATCAACGCCGTGTTGATCTTCGGGCTCGAGCTGGGCGTCGTCGGCGCGGCGATCGGGACCGTGCTCTCGAACGTCGTCGTCGCCGGGATGTTCGCCGTCGGACTCGTCGCCGGCCGGTTCCCGGGCATGGGCGAGTTCCCCGTCACCGTCTCGCCGACGGGGGCGTACGCCGACGTCGGGACGCTCCGCCAGCTGGTCTCGATCGGGCTGCCCGTGATGGGCCGGAACCTCGTCTGGACGGTCGCGGAGTTCCCCCTGCTCTTGATCGTCGACCTCTTCGGCCAGAACACCGTCGCGGCGTACGTCGTCGCCCGGCGGATCTGGGGCATCATGAACACGCCCGGCTGGGGCTTCGGGCTTGCCTCCTCGAGTTTGGTCGGTCAGGAGCTCGGCGAGGACCACGAGGGTATCGCCGAGGCCTACGGCCACGAGATCGTCCGCTTCGCGGTCGCGGTCTACGTGGTCTCGGCGGCGCTGATCTTCCTGTTCGCCGAGCCGATCGTGCTCGCGTTCGTCGACGATCCCGCCTCCTCGACCGTCCCGATCGCGGTCTCGCTGGTCTATGCGGCCTGCGTGGCCACGATCCTTCAGGGCGTCTCGAAGGGCGCGGCCGGCCCGCTCGACGCCAGCGGCGACACCCGCTGGCCCTTCTACAGCCAGGCGCTCGGCATGTTCGGCTTCTCGATCCCGCTCGCCTATCTCGGGGCCGTCACGCCGCTCGGGCTCTGGGGGCTCTACCTCGCGTTCGTCGCCGAGACGGCCGTCCCCGCGGTGATCAACTACTACCGGTTCTCGACCGGCAAGTGGAAGGTCATCAGCCGCTCGTACGGGCCCCGCGGGGCCCCGACCGACGACTAA
- a CDS encoding TRAP transporter substrate-binding protein, with protein MRLSRRRALKSAGALGAIGLAGCTGDDDDENGDSGTMRVATAYAEDSPVPLAQQEFVENVEEATDGELEPDLYPGGQLTSGPDLGSQLQGGSVEVGSLSYSNLSPYADIMDIVNLPYFAGDFESFLNLITSDVWEEVAHEELRQQGFEPLYTWMSSPRAVGVREEVGGAVESIDDVAGLDIRIAASDIGEQTWDLAGANAVPVDWGETAQALEEGVVDGLHVSVPPLAAYGFEDSLGSITVIDQVMDVGIFVASRDWFDDLEEDVQEDIHEAAEETFEYQLDGLVEMAEESEQVFEEAGVEINELDDAALEEWEEATGYQRSEWDDWKTDLAGDMETFEALEEATEQESDYEVPGYDA; from the coding sequence ATGAGACTCTCGAGGCGGAGAGCCCTGAAGTCGGCGGGGGCCCTCGGCGCGATCGGACTTGCCGGGTGTACGGGCGACGATGACGACGAGAACGGCGACTCGGGGACGATGCGGGTCGCGACCGCCTACGCCGAGGACTCGCCGGTCCCGCTCGCCCAGCAGGAGTTCGTCGAGAACGTCGAGGAAGCGACCGACGGCGAGCTCGAGCCCGACCTCTACCCGGGCGGGCAGCTGACCTCGGGGCCCGATCTCGGTTCCCAGCTCCAGGGCGGGAGCGTGGAGGTCGGCTCGCTGTCCTACTCGAACCTCTCGCCGTACGCCGACATCATGGACATCGTCAACCTCCCCTATTTCGCCGGGGACTTCGAGTCCTTCCTGAACCTGATCACCAGCGACGTCTGGGAGGAGGTGGCCCATGAGGAGCTGCGCCAGCAGGGGTTCGAGCCGCTCTACACCTGGATGAGCAGCCCGCGGGCGGTCGGCGTCCGCGAGGAGGTCGGCGGGGCCGTCGAGTCGATCGACGACGTCGCGGGGCTCGACATCCGGATCGCGGCCTCGGACATCGGCGAGCAGACCTGGGATCTGGCGGGCGCGAACGCGGTCCCCGTCGACTGGGGCGAGACCGCCCAGGCCCTCGAGGAAGGCGTCGTCGACGGGCTGCACGTCTCGGTCCCGCCGCTCGCTGCCTACGGGTTCGAGGACAGCCTCGGCTCGATCACGGTCATCGATCAGGTGATGGACGTCGGCATCTTCGTCGCGAGCCGGGACTGGTTCGACGACCTCGAAGAGGACGTCCAGGAGGACATCCACGAGGCCGCAGAAGAGACCTTCGAGTACCAGCTCGACGGCCTCGTCGAGATGGCCGAGGAGTCCGAGCAGGTCTTCGAGGAGGCGGGCGTCGAGATCAACGAGCTCGACGATGCGGCCCTCGAGGAGTGGGAGGAGGCCACCGGCTACCAGCGCTCGGAGTGGGACGACTGGAAGACGGATCTCGCGGGCGACATGGAGACGTTCGAGGCCTTGGAGGAGGCGACCGAGCAGGAGAGCGACTACGAAGTCCCCGGCTACGACGCGTAA